A region from the Triticum aestivum cultivar Chinese Spring chromosome 3D, IWGSC CS RefSeq v2.1, whole genome shotgun sequence genome encodes:
- the LOC123073560 gene encoding uncharacterized protein: MAAGGASLLAAVAVFAMLIMSSLGNPKPLCSDCGTLCSTKCNEEANTSCSSNCYNPREECQRQVSEGCTRDGTCCSSYGTCTCDCNAIAQERCSSVTDGSVRCESCKRAMFDQCNPSCVSDCNTNCKKKGCNT, translated from the coding sequence ATGGCGGCAGGTGGAGCTTCCCTTCTTGCTGCCGTTGCTGTTTTCGCCATGCTGATTATGTCGTCCCTGGGGAATCCGAAGCCTTTATGCAGTGACTGTGGGACGTTGTGCAGTACCAAGTGCAACGAGGAGGCTAATACCTCCTGCAGCAGTAACTGTTACAACCCTCGGGAGGAATGCCAGAGGCAGGTTTCCGAGGGGTGCACCAGAGATGGTACCTGCTGCAGTAGCTATGGCACGTGCACTTGTGACTGCAACGCCATAGCTCAAGAACGTTGCAGCAGCGTCACCGACGGCTCTGTACGTTGTGAATCTTGCAAGCGTGCCATGTTCGACCAGTGCAATCCCAGTTGTGTTAGCGACTGCAACACCAACTGCAAGAAGAAAGGGTgcaacacatag